In Oncorhynchus gorbuscha isolate QuinsamMale2020 ecotype Even-year linkage group LG26, OgorEven_v1.0, whole genome shotgun sequence, the DNA window GTAACAGGTACAGTTTCATCAGACTTCCTCTTTGGTGGGGGGGAATCCTTTCCCTCACGTGCCTCTGCTCTCTTCACTTTGGGGAAAGCTTTCATAATTCCGTAAGCAGACATTTCGCCAGGGAAAGGGGAGCTCTGAAAAATATAGAACAGAATGTGACAGCTGacactggctagctagctagctagctagctaactttaactgactagctaagttagctagcaaGCAGACAACAACAACGGCATTTAACTGTTTTGAACAGCTGGGATTCACTCACTCCACTGAAATATGTTAcgttatatatttattaaactaATTTACTATCATTGGTCGATAAACTCTTGAAAATGCATATGTTTTACCCCTTTGGACGACCAAAACACAAACCAATGTGACAATGCAGATGGTTTAAAAATAATTAAACTTCCGGTACGTTATAGACCTATTTTTAGTTCTTGCACGACAAAGTTACATATTTTTCGAGAAAATATTGTAAAAAAGTATGTATTATTTCTTGAgtaaatgtaaacatgttttGGACAGATTATggagttttaaaaaatgaaaaaaataattaaacGTTTCACGATGACCTCCGTTGCCGTGGCTACACGTGATGTTTAGGAAGTGTCCGTTTTTTGCAATATGGCTGTGCAGAGCTGGACAGCTCTCCTAAAAGCTTCCACGAAAACCGCTTTAATACACGATGgtgagtgaaacagagagatgcAGACAAGTTATCATCGTTATTGTGTTTTGTATCACAACATTTACCCTTACATTAATCTAGTAAGACTTCAGTGTCCATTATAAGCTCGCTAGCATTAGCTGCGAACTACCACTAACCTTCACTTTGCCTAGCAAATCTGTTTAGCAAAGATGACAGCTAGCTAGTTCACATTTAAATGCATTTCTATTGGTGCTTTACAAACCTCTTTCCAGGGAAAAGGAAGATACACTATCTCTTTGCAGATGGGAAAGAAATGGCAGAAGAATATGACTTGACCACAGATGAGCTCATTGGTAAGCTTGTTTCAGATTAGACAACATCTTCTAAAAAAGTATCCTGCATTAGCTACATTGCTTCCTGTGCATTATATTATTTCCACTCTCAGCTGCTGTTACTTACATGTATTCTTACTTTGTAGTACGAAAGTGGCGTTCGAAAAGCACCTTGAAGGGACAGGGACCATGGGAGATAGAAGTTGGAGAGCCAGTCCCATCTACTGTAGCCTGTTTGGAATCAGATGTTATCAAGGAAAACTGTTCAAACGTGAGTTGTATTATACAATATTTACATCTGTTATGTTTCAGGCCATGATCTAAATTGCTAATTGATTCTCGTTCACTATCACCAACAGTACTCATCCAAATGTGTCAACTAATACTTTTACGCTCCTGGAATTAACTTCATTTTCATCATTTCACTATTAAATTAATCGTCAATCAAACCGTATGCATTTAACAGTACAATGCTCTGTTGTATTTCCTCAGCCTGTATTTATGCGCAAAGACACAAAGACCAGTTTCCTGTGGAGAGTCCGGAACCTTCCGTACCCCAAAGAGGTCTACAACATTTCAGTGGAGCCTGATCAACGATGCTGCATCATACGAACAAATAACAAAAAGTAACATCCGAATAGCCTCTATTCCACTCTCATGCCAAAATGGCTTTACTAGTCATGCATACAGTTATGTTTCCCCTCCTTAGAAATCTGATGATAAACTGCTAGGCCTATATCACTTCAAATATTGTTAACTACAGGTCCCTGAAAAGTGATACCACATTCAAAGTCTATATAATTTATACAGTTGTAACATCTTCACAATGGAGAAGGCAtcctatattttattttattttctttgTCAGTGCTTGTTACAGTTCCGCATATGTAAGTGAGGCTGGCTCTCCTATAGGTGGCACTGTTGACAAAAATGTTGATCTCTTGCCTTCAAGAAACCCTTTTCTCACTGCGGTGTGTTGATCCTTTGCAGGTACTACAAGAAGTTTAATGTTCCTGATCTGGACCGAAGCCAGCTGCCATTGGATAGTTCCGCGCTCAACTTCACCCATGCCAATAACACGTTAATCGTCAGTGTAAGTActcctgacaacaacaacaataactaaCAAACCAACTACAGTACTTCTCAAATCCCACCTTGGGTGATTTTACACTGCAAGTCTTATATCCAATATACAGAGACTGATGGGCAAACTATAAGTTGATACTGGAGACTAGATTGAAACTCTATTTTTGTATTCGTCTCACTTGTATCAGAACACGCCTATAAACTCAAGGGAATCATTGAATTACTTAGAACAAACATTAGGATAGCCTACTAAGTATCTGATGAAGAGATCGACCGTTACTTTATGTGAATACCTATCATAATCGGTTTCTCTGTACTATTCGATTTCTTATTCCTTGTGTTTGTTaaaattggcaccctattccctatatattgcactacttttgagcccgactctggtcgaaagtagtgcactatatagggaataagaaGCCTCTGTTATCCCACTTTAGGTCAAACATTACACTACAGGATGTACGTGGAAGGGAAATGGGTTTCTGTAGAGGTATTGCCTTTCAGCAATGAATTATGCCGACACAAATACAAAATGGCCCACCATAATCACCAACTATACAGATATGGGACTAAATAACCTACCTCATAGGACGTGATAGGCTTGTGGTAGCTCTTGAGGGGGTTGACGGGTTTGGAGTAGCACAGGACTCTCATCTGTCCCCCTGGTGAGTGTAGGCCTTGGCCAGCACCTCCAGTTTATCGGTGATGTGCTTGTTGTGGTTGTCAACCTTGGACTGGGAGGACTGGGCACACACCCACTTCCCTGAGAGAGGTTTCTGTTGGGGGTCTGAGGGGGCAGTGGCAGTACTGGGGGTCTCGTCCTTGGGGTGCAAGCCACTGATCAGAGCCTCCAGATCGCTCTGGGAGACGCCATATTCGTCTTTGAAGTCATCTTTAGTGTCTTGGACCTATGGATATATGAAGTGTATGATTAGGGCCAGAATAAGCTATCATGCTGTGACGGGGTTAATGGTTATGTGGTCGTCAACCTACAGTCTCTGTCGACTCATCTGgttttgtttcatcagagatCAGCTGCTTCATGTCCTGTGGCTGGGAGTGGGATTTTGTTGAGTACGTCTTATTTGACACCGCCCtttgtagttttgatgtctttgtcTGGGTCAAGTAGGCTGTAGTCTGCTTTATCCAGCAGTCTCTGCTCACTGATGCATAAGCCAGGTGCACTTCAACAGATAAACTCCAGAGGGCAACCTGTCCACTTTGAGCAGCCTGAGAGCCCTGTCACAGCCCATACTGTCATCCACTACTACATGGGTGACTGTGGGACAGagggaactatatagggaataagaaGCCTCTGTGTTATTCCACTTT includes these proteins:
- the LOC124015463 gene encoding protein DPCD-like — its product is MAVQSWTALLKASTKTALIHDGKRKIHYLFADGKEMAEEYDLTTDELIVRKWRSKSTLKGQGPWEIEVGEPVPSTVACLESDVIKENCSNPVFMRKDTKTSFLWRVRNLPYPKEVYNISVEPDQRCCIIRTNNKKYYKKFNVPDLDRSQLPLDSSALNFTHANNTLIVSYKKPKEILTLEHELLREVKKLKGTNEGDVDCKTQ